The bacterium DNA segment GGCAGTGGGTTATCCTCGACCTGGGCGACATCGTTTTTCATGCGTTCTACAGGCCCGTCCGCGAGTTCTACAACATCGAGGGCATCTGGGCGGACGCCAGGCGCGGCGAAGTCGTGCCCCGGGAAGACGGCTCGTTCGATGTCCGCTGGGCGCGCCGCCCCCGTGCGGCGGCAGGTCGCGTGGAAAACGCGTAGGCGCCGCGCGCGCCGCCCCATGTCCCTCATCGACTCCCATTGCCACCTCGACGCCGGCGCGTTCGACGACGACCGCCCGGCGGTGATCGAGCGCGCGCTCGCCGCCGGCGTGACGCGCATGGTGACGATCGCGACCGACCTCGCCGGCGCGCACAAGGCGCTTGCCATCGCAAGAACGCGGCCGGAGATTTTCGTGGCGCTCGGCATGCATCCGCATGTGGCGAAACACGCCAACGACGAGACGCTCGCCGCGTTGACGGAGTTGGCAAGCGACGATCGCGTCGTGGCGTGGGGCGAGATCGGGCTTGACTATCACTACGACCACTCGCCGCGCGAAGCGCAGCACGACGCCTTTCGCCGTCAAATCCGCGTCGCGCGCAAGCTCGGCTTGCCGATCGTCATCCATTGCCGCAAGGCGATGGACGATTGCCTCGCCGTGCTCGCCGACGAGGCCGAGGGCGCGTACCGGGGCGTCTTCCACTGCTTTTCGGGAAGCGGCGACGAGG contains these protein-coding regions:
- a CDS encoding TatD family hydrolase, translating into MSLIDSHCHLDAGAFDDDRPAVIERALAAGVTRMVTIATDLAGAHKALAIARTRPEIFVALGMHPHVAKHANDETLAALTELASDDRVVAWGEIGLDYHYDHSPREAQHDAFRRQIRVARKLGLPIVIHCRKAMDDCLAVLADEAEGAYRGVFHCFSGSGDEAERVLALGFDLSFTGTITFKTEMPEHDAVRAAGIDRVLIETDSPYLAPKPYRGKRNEPAYVAEVARALARILGVSQTDAGRAAAKNTRRLFSRMR